Sequence from the Helianthus annuus cultivar XRQ/B chromosome 13, HanXRQr2.0-SUNRISE, whole genome shotgun sequence genome:
GTTTTGAAGCTGCAAATCTACAAGAATTGGCATCTGCGTAAGCGAGGTAGGAATTTTGCCACTGAAATTGTTATTTGCCAGTTCAACTCTCCTCAATGAACTCATCCCTTTAAACGCATCACTTCCAATCTCCCCAGAAAATTTGTTATTTGAGAGGAAAATCCCACGTAACGTTACGATTTTCAGAAAATTAGGCATCGCGCCCTCAAAGCTATTGTTCATGAAACTTATCGTTCGAATGCTCGTTACCTCAGCCAAGGTGTCCACATCTATCATCCCGCTTAAACCCATGTTCTCGAGAAGTAACCCGAATACATTTCCATCTTTGTTACATATCATTCCGTTCCAGTTAGGCGATTCACCGGTGCATGGTGGAATATCAGGGTCCCAGTTGTGTAGATGCCCCACGTTGTTGAGCGAACTTTTGAACTTTAAAAGCCTTGCAGGGTCATTTTGGTCAGATAAAACGGGTGAAGTTGCTAGTAAAACATGAAGCATTAGGAGTGGAAGCCAATATGGTGGCAAGAAACATGCCATATTAGCTTATGATTGAGGGTAAATGTGGTGAAAGATGAAAGTAAAAGACTGTTTTAAGTAGTTTTTGGAGGCGATATATGCAAGATACATGCTGTCGATGTCAAGGAAACAAGAGAAGATGATTAGATGAATGGTGGAAAGGCGGAAACAATGAGGGCCTGTTATCTAAGGAGAA
This genomic interval carries:
- the LOC110903211 gene encoding pollen receptor-like kinase 4, translating into MLHVLLATSPVLSDQNDPARLLKFKSSLNNVGHLHNWDPDIPPCTGESPNWNGMICNKDGNVFGLLLENMGLSGMIDVDTLAEVTSIRTISFMNNSFEGAMPNFLKIVTLRGIFLSNNKFSGEIGSDAFKGMSSLRRVELANNNFSGKIPTSLTQMPILVDLQLQNNQFEGEIPEFEQKDLKVNFANNRLVGSIPEGLSNQDPSSFAGNNLCGKPLRPCKKMIRANYQSHTSHAPTYPHRLRRAAA